ATAAATCCTTCCAATATATCACCTACCACACATTCACCAACACCAACCGGTGTTCCGGTGAAGATCAAATCACCAATATTGAGTGAAAAGAATTGCGATACGTATGCAACGATCTGGTCGAACGTAAAGATCATCTGGCTGCTGTTTGCCTGCTGCACCATTTCTTTGTTTTTGTATAAACAGAAATTGATGTTACCGAGGTTCATACCAGGCTTGATGTCGATAAACTTACCAACAGCTGCAGAATTATCCCATGCTTTGGAAATTTCCCAAGGCAATCCTTTTTCTTTCAGTTGTTGTTGCAGATCACGGGCTGTAAAATCAATGCCGATGGTGTAAGCATTATAGTATTTGGAAGCATGACGTTCCTGAATGTATTTCCCGTTTTTTGAAACACGTAGCACCAGCTCGGCCTCGTAGTGAAGTTCGTTGGTGAATTCGGGGTAATAGAAAGGCATGTGCGGTTGAAGGAATGCACTTTTCGGCTTGAGAAAGATCACAGGCTCATCCGGCACATCATTGCCCAGTTCTTTGGCATGTTCAACGTAGTTACGCCCTACGCAAAAGATTTTCATCGGTTCGATGGTTTTGGTTCAGAA
The DNA window shown above is from Lacibacter sp. H375 and carries:
- a CDS encoding fumarylacetoacetate hydrolase family protein, coding for MKIFCVGRNYVEHAKELGNDVPDEPVIFLKPKSAFLQPHMPFYYPEFTNELHYEAELVLRVSKNGKYIQERHASKYYNAYTIGIDFTARDLQQQLKEKGLPWEISKAWDNSAAVGKFIDIKPGMNLGNINFCLYKNKEMVQQANSSQMIFTFDQIVAYVSQFFSLNIGDLIFTGTPVGVGECVVGDILEGFIEDDSLLEVEIK